The sequence CTCTCCATCTAATATGATAACATTTTTTTCCTAGAACCATGTCTCAGCTGGAGAATGCTATGGCAGTCATCATCAACATCTTTGGCCAGTATGCTGCCCAGGCACCTCCTCCTGACAAGCTCAGCAAGAAGGAGGTGAAACAGGTGATTGAGAAGGAGCTTTCAGGCTTCCTGAAGGTGAGTCGAGCTGACCGAGGTGGACTCGGAGGAACGGGTGAATAACGGTTGACATAGTGACCTTTCTGCTAATCATATTTATTTACGTACTTAATTTATACCtgcttttcttcctaatggggacccaacgcAGCTTACGTTAGTCACCTCTTCTCCATTGTATGTTCTCAACAACCCCATGGAGTAGGTGTTCTGAACttaatgctgtgtgtgtgttatgggctgtcaagtcgcctccaacctatggtgaccctatgaatgaaatacctccaaaatgtcctatcattaacagacttgctcagatcctgcaaactggaggatgtggcttcttttattgagtcaagccatcttgttttaggtcttcctctttttctactgccttccacttttcctagcattattgacttttccagagagtcttgtcttctcatgatgtgaccaaagtacaatagtttcagttttgtcattttagcttctagggaggattcaggcttgatttgatctagtacccacttacttgtccttttggctatccatggtatatacaaaactctcctccagcaccacatttcaaatgaatcaatttgcttcatgtcagctttctttactgtccaactttcacatccatatatagtaatggggaatatcataatttggattatcttgatcttggttttcAGAGAGGCAattctatgacattgttgtggaaatgtccttaacattgtatagaaatgtccttgatgctgtatggaaatgttcccgaaactgattatactaatctcacactatgtaatccatcttgaatctcagtgagaaaggtggactataaatgacataaataataaaataatatatttaaggatcttctctagctcccatacagctgctcttccaagtctcaatcttcttctgatttcttcattgcagtctcccttttggttgatgattgagtcaaggaatagaaaatcttgaacaatttcaatttcctcattggcaactttaaaattgtgtaattcctcagtagttattacttttgtcttcttgatgttcagatgtaatcctgctttggcactttctcctttaaacttcatcagtattcgtttcaagtcttcactattttctgccagtaacgtggtgtcatctgcatatctcaaattgttaatgttccttccaccaattttcactccaccttcttctagatataATACAGCTTTCCTTacatatactctgcatagaagttgaacaggtaggaagataatatgcatccttgtctgacacccatgcccattggaaaccattctgtttgcccatattctgtcctgacagtagtctCTTGACCAGAggctggacaagaggctactatcaCTTAATGCTAAACAGAAGAATAAAGAGGAAGCATAGTTTCAAATAGAAGCACCATTTAATAAGTGACTGTGTAAAGCTGCAGTGGCAACAACTTCCTTTCTCCCTATTCCTGCCCACAGTAAGTCCTGGAATGGACTACAGCAGTTATTTGGCTGGATTAAGCCAACCATCCTTCATTTCATCTATCAGGATAGATCTTACGTTGTATGGAAGGTGCTAAGTATTTATTTTCCATTGACAGGATCAGGCCAACCCAACCATTGTTGAGGAGGTCTTCAAACTGCTGGACCAAAATCCAGACCAGGAGATGCATTTTGAAGAGTTCATGGCCTTCGTCACAAAGGTCACCTCAGCATGCCACAAGAGCCTGCACAAGGAGTGAATGAGTGTAAAGCTGATCCCAGGAGATGGTGATGCCGTggaaagcagcagaaaaaaaatggaatgaaTGCACCATGCGTTGGCAGTGGGTTAGAAAAGAGCCAGGATGGAGAGAAATGAAGATATGATACATTGATGGGATGATATGTTTTGAGGTGGTGTCAGACCGGTTCCAATAAAGATATTTCATTAAGTTACTCAAATAGTCACTGTTGTTCATGGTTGCCCAATATTTTGATGGATGGGGTGAATGCAGGGTGGCCAACTCTTTTTTCTAGACTATGCTCCTGTCCCTTAAATAGCAGGTGGGTCTGCAGACACTGAGCAGGAGATACACAGTGCTTATCTCCATGTGGTAAATAGTTCTATTCCCACAGCAGGTCAAGCTTCTGTGGAAGCACAGATGCAAGTcagttttgtgtttttttccctgtcAGCTGGTCACCCTAGAGaacaggtatgtgtgtgtgtgtgtgtgtgtttaaactatACATCTTGATCATATCAACAGGAGTCCCATGACTGACTAGTTAGGGAAGCAGGGACCACCTCCACCCTCGAAAATGCCAGCCTGAGAGCCAAGATGccctacacaggttggacacttgtcagcttccctcaagttttgatgggaaatgtaggcgccctggttttacagcttggctctccattacagctgcaagaccaggatgcctacatttcccatcaaaacttgagggaagctgacaagtgtccaacctgtgtcaggcatcacttgtagcttggctctgagtcttcaTGCTTTCTGGATTAGCCACCTACACTAGAACCTGATTCTTT is a genomic window of Eublepharis macularius isolate TG4126 chromosome 1, MPM_Emac_v1.0, whole genome shotgun sequence containing:
- the LOC129341829 gene encoding protein S100-B-like; this encodes MSQLENAMAVIINIFGQYAAQAPPPDKLSKKEVKQVIEKELSGFLKDQANPTIVEEVFKLLDQNPDQEMHFEEFMAFVTKVTSACHKSLHKE